The Bacillota bacterium sequence CCATAAATCCAAGGGCCAAAATGCCTAGAATAATCATAACCAGACCGGGACCCTGGAGTCCCTTCGGGGGATCCCCAATCAAATTGAGCTTTTCCCTGATGCCTGCAACCAGCACAATAGCTATGAAAAAGCCGATAGAAGAACCGAGCGCGAAGAAAATTGCCTGACCAATAGTATATTCACGTAAGACCATGAAAAGAGTAACGCCAAGTACAGCACAGTTTACCGTTATAAGCGGCAGAAATACCCCAAAAGCTGTATAGAGAAAGCGCATGTATTTCTCCAACAGCATCTCGAGGAGCTGTACTGTGGCAGCTATTGTTATAATAAAGACCATTAAAGAGATAATCTCACTGCCGGTAGGGATTAAAATCAGGTTATAAATCAACCAGTTGATCAATGATGTTATCGTAACAACAAAAATTACAGCCGCACCCATACCAGTCGCTGTTCTGATGCTTTTTGATACCCCGATTGTCGGACACATTCCCAAAATATAGACCAGAACAATATTATGGGTTAGAATTGCTGCTAAAAATATAGATAAGGTTTGGCTCATGGCATTTTCTCCTCATATTTATTTAAACTTAATCTGGATTAAGCAACCTCGACAACCGTTTCCTCAGCAGGGGTTGCACCTGATTCTTCTACAGCACCCTGTAAGCTGCGAACCACCCAAACAATTATAGCGAGAAGGAAGAACCCACCCGGAGCCATAGCCATTACCAACCAGTTGGTCCATGCCTCCCCTACCACACTAATATTCAATAATGTGCCAAAGGCCAACACTTCTCTAACAGCTGAAAGGATTAGAAGAACAAACGTGTAACCCAAACCGTGCGCGAAGGCATCGGTCAGGGAAAACCCGACCGGATTTTTCAGGGCAAAAGCCTCACACCTGCCCATTATTATGCAGTTTGTAATTATCAGTGAAACGTAAGGGCCCAGGGCATTACTGATAACCGGAAAGAAACCTTTAAAGAACATATCTACTGAAATAACAAAGGTTGATATTATTATCATGTAGGTAATCATTCTAAGTCTCATGGGAATATATTCTCTAATCACGGCAGTTGCCAGCGAAGCGACCATAACTACAAAAATAACAGCCAAACCCATGGCAATACCATTTTCCAGCCTATTGGTTACTGCGAGAGCAGAGCAGATCCCTAAAGTAGAAGAGGTAATCGAGTTTTTTCTCCATATGCCATCCTTGAGCAGTACAAAGGGCTTAGTGTAACTTAATCGATACCAACGGCTAGCCAACTCAGTTCCCCCCCAATTTTTCCTTGATTTCCCTGATATTCCGCCTGAGCATATTCTCCAAAGCCTGACTGGTCATGGTAGCTCCCGTTATACCTTCGATTTCATTATCTGCGGAAACCGTCCTTCCCGCCGGTAAGATTACCAGCTGCGGATCGACAGATAATCCCCGGAACTGAGCCAGAAATTCCTCTTCAGTAATACGCCCACCCAATCCCGGCGTTTCCTGCTGTTTAAGTATAACAAGCCCTTTTAAGCTATTTAGATCCGGCCCCAGGGCTAAAATCCCGGAAACAAGACCCTGATGACCCCTTCCGGTAAACATGAAGGCAATGCTTCCATCACTGCTTCGATATAATGTCAACTCATCGATCTCTTCAGTGGTAATATTATCCATGTATACCTGCTCAGCAAGCTCCGGGCTATGTTCCAGATCAAGTGCCTTGAGTATAAGCATCCTGGTTTCCAGATCCAGCGTTTCATTCTCCAATGGGATCAGGTAGCTTACACCCATTAACAGGCCAGACGAGAGCGTACCGAGAATCAGTATGTAAACCAACCAACCGATCTTTTCCAGAATATTTTTTTTAATCCTTAACATCCTGTCATTCACTACTGTCGCGTCATGGTACATTGTGTGACAAGCCCTCCCTTCCCAGTGGTCTGAACCTTATCTTTAAAACAATAGTGTCAATTAAAGGAGTAAAAGCATTCATCAGTAAAATACTGAAGACCACACCTTCTACAGAACCGGAAAAACTTCTGAACAGTACCGTTAGCATGCCGAGCAATAAGCCAAAAACCCATTTTCCAGGTCCGGTAAAAGGAGATGTAATCGGATCGGTGGCCATAAAAAACGCACCAAAAAGCAGTCCCCCCGTAAGAAGTTGAAACATGGGAAGAGCTACCTGGTTTGGAAAGTAGTAGTGGCCGATACTGGAAAACAAAACCACGGAGCCAAGGTAAGCCAACGGCACT is a genomic window containing:
- a CDS encoding Rnf-Nqr domain containing protein, with translation MSQTLSIFLAAILTHNIVLVYILGMCPTIGVSKSIRTATGMGAAVIFVVTITSLINWLIYNLILIPTGSEIISLMVFIITIAATVQLLEMLLEKYMRFLYTAFGVFLPLITVNCAVLGVTLFMVLREYTIGQAIFFALGSSIGFFIAIVLVAGIREKLNLIGDPPKGLQGPGLVMIILGILALGFMGFGGMVEL
- a CDS encoding Rnf-Nqr domain containing protein gives rise to the protein MASRWYRLSYTKPFVLLKDGIWRKNSITSSTLGICSALAVTNRLENGIAMGLAVIFVVMVASLATAVIREYIPMRLRMITYMIIISTFVISVDMFFKGFFPVISNALGPYVSLIITNCIIMGRCEAFALKNPVGFSLTDAFAHGLGYTFVLLILSAVREVLAFGTLLNISVVGEAWTNWLVMAMAPGGFFLLAIIVWVVRSLQGAVEESGATPAEETVVEVA
- a CDS encoding FMN-binding protein — translated: MYHDATVVNDRMLRIKKNILEKIGWLVYILILGTLSSGLLMGVSYLIPLENETLDLETRMLILKALDLEHSPELAEQVYMDNITTEEIDELTLYRSSDGSIAFMFTGRGHQGLVSGILALGPDLNSLKGLVILKQQETPGLGGRITEEEFLAQFRGLSVDPQLVILPAGRTVSADNEIEGITGATMTSQALENMLRRNIREIKEKLGGN